Proteins from one Enterobacter bugandensis genomic window:
- the accB gene encoding acetyl-CoA carboxylase biotin carboxyl carrier protein produces the protein MDIRKIKKLIELVEESGISELEISEGEESVRISRAAPAASFPVMQQAYAAPVQQPALSAAVAPAAAEAAPAAAAEISGHIVRSPMVGTFYRTPSPDAKAFIEVGQKVNVGDTLCIVEAMKMMNQIEADKSGTVKAILVESGQPVEFDEPLVVIE, from the coding sequence ATGGATATTCGTAAGATTAAAAAACTGATCGAGCTGGTTGAAGAATCAGGCATCTCCGAACTGGAAATTTCTGAAGGCGAAGAGTCTGTACGCATCAGCCGTGCAGCCCCAGCCGCTAGCTTCCCGGTAATGCAGCAAGCTTACGCTGCGCCAGTGCAGCAGCCTGCGCTTTCCGCAGCCGTTGCGCCAGCAGCAGCTGAAGCCGCACCTGCCGCTGCAGCAGAAATCAGTGGTCACATCGTACGTTCCCCAATGGTTGGTACTTTCTACCGCACCCCGAGCCCGGACGCGAAGGCGTTCATCGAAGTGGGTCAGAAAGTCAACGTAGGCGATACCCTGTGCATCGTTGAAGCGATGAAAATGATGAACCAGATCGAAGCTGACAAGTCAGGTACTGTGAAAGCGATTCTGGTCGAAAGTGGTCAGCCGGTTGAATTTGACGAGCCGCTGGTCGTCATCGAGTAA
- the accC gene encoding acetyl-CoA carboxylase biotin carboxylase subunit has protein sequence MLDKIVIANRGEIALRILRACKELGIKTVAVHSSADRDLKHVLLADETVCIGPAPSVKSYLNIPAIISAAEITGAVAIHPGYGFLSENANFAEQVERSGFIFIGPKADTIRLMGDKVSAITAMKKAGVPTVPGSDGPLTDDMDANRAHAKRIGYPVIIKASGGGGGRGMRVVRSDAELAQSISMTKAEAKAAFSNDMVYMEKYLENPRHIEIQVLADGQGNAIYLAERDCSMQRRHQKVVEEAPAPGITPELRRYIGERCAKACVDIGYRGAGTFEFLFENGEFYFIEMNTRIQVEHPVTEMITGVDLIKEQLRIAAGQPLSIKQEEVVVKGHAVECRINAEDPNTFLPSPGKITRFHAPGGFGVRWESHIYAGYTVPPYYDSMIGKLICYGENRDVAIARMKNALQELIIDGIKTNVDLQMRIMSDEHFQNGGTNIHYLEKKLGLNEK, from the coding sequence ATGCTGGATAAAATTGTTATCGCCAACCGTGGCGAGATTGCACTGCGTATTCTTCGTGCCTGTAAAGAACTGGGCATCAAGACCGTGGCCGTGCACTCAAGCGCGGATCGCGATTTAAAACACGTATTGCTGGCGGATGAGACGGTCTGTATTGGCCCGGCTCCGTCCGTAAAAAGCTATCTGAACATCCCGGCTATCATCAGCGCCGCTGAAATCACCGGCGCGGTGGCAATTCATCCGGGTTACGGCTTCCTCTCTGAGAACGCCAACTTTGCTGAGCAGGTTGAACGCTCTGGCTTTATCTTCATCGGTCCGAAAGCTGACACCATTCGCCTGATGGGCGACAAAGTGTCTGCAATCACCGCAATGAAAAAAGCCGGTGTTCCAACCGTGCCAGGCTCTGACGGCCCTCTGACCGACGACATGGATGCTAACCGTGCTCATGCTAAACGCATTGGCTACCCGGTTATCATCAAGGCGTCCGGCGGCGGCGGCGGTCGCGGTATGCGCGTTGTGCGCAGCGATGCTGAACTGGCGCAGTCCATCTCCATGACCAAAGCGGAAGCGAAAGCGGCTTTCAGCAATGACATGGTGTACATGGAAAAATACCTGGAAAACCCACGCCACATCGAAATTCAGGTGCTGGCTGACGGTCAGGGTAACGCGATCTATCTGGCAGAACGTGACTGCTCCATGCAGCGTCGTCACCAGAAAGTGGTCGAAGAAGCGCCAGCGCCGGGCATTACCCCGGAACTGCGTCGCTACATCGGCGAGCGTTGCGCCAAAGCGTGCGTTGATATCGGCTATCGCGGGGCGGGTACCTTTGAGTTCCTGTTCGAAAACGGCGAGTTCTACTTCATTGAGATGAACACCCGTATTCAGGTTGAACACCCGGTTACCGAAATGATCACCGGCGTTGACCTGATCAAAGAGCAGCTGCGTATCGCAGCCGGTCAGCCTCTGTCCATCAAGCAGGAAGAAGTAGTGGTGAAAGGCCATGCGGTAGAGTGCCGTATCAACGCCGAAGACCCGAACACCTTCCTGCCAAGCCCGGGTAAAATCACGCGTTTCCACGCGCCGGGTGGTTTTGGCGTGCGCTGGGAGTCTCATATCTACGCCGGTTACACCGTACCGCCGTACTATGACTCAATGATCGGCAAGCTCATCTGCTACGGCGAAAACCGTGACGTGGCGATTGCCCGCATGAAGAACGCCCTGCAGGAGCTGATCATCGACGGTATTAAAACCAACGTTGATCTGCAGATGCGTATCATGAGCGACGAGCACTTCCAGAATGGTGGAACCAATATCCACTACCTGGAGAAAAAACTCGGCCTGAACGAGAAGTAA
- a CDS encoding YhdT family protein, whose protein sequence is MDKRFVQAHKEARWALWLTLLYLAAWLVTAYLPDSAIGITGLPHWFEMACLLVPLVFILLCWAMVKFIYRDIPLEDDDAA, encoded by the coding sequence ATGGACAAACGTTTTGTTCAGGCCCATAAAGAAGCGCGCTGGGCGCTGTGGCTGACCCTTCTCTATCTTGCTGCATGGTTAGTGACTGCTTACTTACCTGACTCCGCTATTGGCATCACCGGCCTGCCGCACTGGTTCGAAATGGCCTGCCTGCTGGTACCGCTGGTGTTTATCCTGCTGTGCTGGGCAATGGTGAAATTTATCTACCGGGATATTCCGCTGGAGGACGATGATGCAGCTTGA
- the panF gene encoding sodium/pantothenate symporter produces MQLEVILPLVAYLLVVFGLSIYAMRKRTTGAFLNEYFLGSRSMGGVVLAMTLTATYISASSFIGGPGAAYKYGLGWVLLAMIQLPAVWLSLGILGKKFAILARRYNAVTLNDMLFARYQSRLLVWLASLSLLVAFIGAMTVQFIGGARLLETAAGIPYETGLLIFGVSIALYTAFGGFRASVLNDTLQGMVMLIGTIVLLVGIVHAAGGLTHAVETLEAIDPKLISPQGADDILSPTFMTSFWVLVCFGVIGLPHTAVRCISYKDSKAVHKGIIIGTIVVAVLMFGMHLAGALGRAVIPDLTVPDLVIPTLMVKVLPPFAAGIFLAAPMAAIMSTINAQLLQSSATIIKDLYLNLRPEQVENERRLKRMSAVITLVLGALLMLAAWRPPEMIIWLNLLAFGGLEAVFLWPLVLGLYWERANAAGALSAMIVGGVLYAILATFKIQYLGFHPIVPSLLLSLLAFVVGNRFGQPAPQPAMISTDK; encoded by the coding sequence ATGCAGCTTGAAGTCATTCTGCCGCTTGTCGCATACCTGCTGGTCGTGTTTGGTTTATCCATTTACGCCATGCGCAAAAGAACGACCGGTGCTTTTCTTAACGAGTATTTCCTCGGCAGCCGTTCGATGGGCGGCGTTGTGCTGGCAATGACGCTGACCGCGACCTATATCAGCGCCAGCTCGTTTATTGGCGGCCCCGGTGCGGCCTACAAGTACGGGTTAGGCTGGGTACTGCTGGCTATGATCCAGCTGCCTGCCGTCTGGCTCTCCCTCGGTATTCTTGGTAAGAAATTTGCCATTCTGGCGCGCCGCTATAATGCCGTCACGCTCAACGACATGCTGTTTGCCCGTTACCAGAGCCGCTTACTGGTGTGGCTGGCGAGCTTAAGCCTGCTGGTGGCCTTTATTGGCGCGATGACCGTACAGTTTATCGGCGGGGCACGCCTGCTGGAAACGGCGGCCGGGATCCCTTACGAGACAGGCCTGCTTATCTTCGGGGTAAGCATCGCGCTCTATACCGCGTTTGGCGGGTTCCGCGCCAGCGTGCTGAACGATACGCTGCAGGGAATGGTCATGCTCATCGGCACGATTGTTCTGCTGGTGGGGATTGTTCATGCGGCGGGTGGACTCACTCATGCGGTGGAAACCCTGGAAGCGATTGACCCGAAACTGATTTCACCGCAGGGCGCGGATGATATCCTCTCGCCGACCTTTATGACCTCGTTCTGGGTGTTAGTCTGCTTCGGGGTGATTGGTCTGCCGCATACCGCCGTGCGTTGTATCTCCTATAAAGACAGCAAAGCCGTTCACAAGGGCATCATCATCGGGACGATTGTGGTCGCGGTCCTGATGTTTGGTATGCACCTGGCAGGTGCGTTAGGGCGCGCGGTGATCCCCGACCTTACCGTGCCGGATCTGGTGATCCCTACGCTGATGGTTAAAGTGCTGCCGCCCTTCGCCGCCGGAATTTTCCTCGCAGCGCCAATGGCCGCCATTATGTCGACCATTAACGCCCAGTTACTGCAAAGTTCCGCTACGATCATTAAAGATCTCTATCTGAACCTGCGCCCTGAGCAGGTTGAAAATGAACGTCGCCTGAAGCGGATGTCTGCCGTCATTACGCTGGTGTTAGGAGCTTTGCTGATGTTAGCTGCATGGCGTCCGCCGGAGATGATTATCTGGCTGAACCTGCTTGCGTTTGGTGGGCTTGAAGCCGTTTTCCTGTGGCCGCTGGTATTAGGTCTTTACTGGGAACGCGCGAACGCTGCAGGCGCGCTGAGCGCGATGATTGTTGGCGGTGTGCTGTATGCCATCCTTGCGACATTTAAGATTCAGTATCTGGGCTTCCATCCGATTGTGCCTTCGTTACTGCTAAGTTTACTGGCGTTTGTGGTGGGGAACCGTTTCGGTCAGCCCGCCCCACAACCCGCTATGATTTCTACTGATAAATAA